Proteins from one Streptomyces sp. NBC_00390 genomic window:
- a CDS encoding putative leader peptide: MKQRQADLTKRRAVDLCRVAAMLCRTA; the protein is encoded by the coding sequence ATGAAGCAGCGACAGGCGGACCTCACGAAGCGGCGGGCAGTAGACCTGTGCCGCGTCGCCGCCATGCTCTGTCGCACTGCCTGA
- a CDS encoding MoaD/ThiS family protein, producing MAAGTIRYWAAAKAAAGVAEEPYTAGTLAEALDAVRERHPGELPRVLQRCSFLVDGDPVGTRGHETVRLAEGGTVEVLPPFAGG from the coding sequence ATGGCAGCGGGCACGATCCGCTACTGGGCCGCGGCCAAGGCGGCGGCCGGAGTCGCGGAGGAGCCGTACACCGCAGGGACCCTCGCCGAGGCGCTCGACGCTGTCCGCGAGCGCCACCCGGGCGAGCTTCCGCGTGTACTCCAGCGGTGCTCGTTCCTGGTCGACGGTGACCCGGTCGGAACCCGTGGCCATGAGACCGTACGGCTGGCCGAGGGCGGCACGGTCGAGGTGCTCCCGCCGTTCGCAGGAGGGTGA
- a CDS encoding LmeA family phospholipid-binding protein, protein MRAVRILLIVAVVLGGLFVAADRLAVNMAESEAADKIRSSQGLPSSPDVSIKGFPFLTQVMGKEFDEVDVSLSGITASAGGHSVNVTEVKAELLDVRIDSSYSSATAGRADGSARIAYADLTKSAPKGATVSYAGAERAAKGQVKLTGPLSELLEGAGVPVPGAVQALIQGRMVSTYSTVSLKDGGTVQLKAESLPSLPVPGFDEKLREAVDYDLKIEGLPSSVKLDKVEATEDGLRFTGTGKDVSLVG, encoded by the coding sequence ATGCGTGCAGTGCGAATACTGCTGATCGTCGCGGTCGTGCTCGGCGGGCTCTTCGTCGCCGCGGACCGGCTCGCGGTGAACATGGCCGAATCGGAAGCGGCCGACAAGATCAGGAGCAGCCAGGGGCTGCCTTCCTCGCCTGACGTCTCCATCAAGGGCTTCCCCTTCCTCACGCAGGTGATGGGCAAGGAATTCGACGAGGTCGACGTCAGCCTTTCCGGAATTACTGCCTCCGCGGGCGGTCATTCGGTGAATGTGACCGAGGTCAAGGCCGAGCTGCTCGATGTGCGCATCGACAGCAGCTATTCGTCCGCCACCGCCGGCCGGGCCGACGGCTCCGCCCGGATCGCCTACGCCGACCTGACCAAGTCGGCACCGAAGGGTGCCACCGTGAGCTACGCGGGAGCGGAGCGGGCGGCCAAGGGCCAGGTCAAGCTCACGGGCCCGCTGAGCGAGCTGCTCGAGGGCGCGGGCGTCCCGGTGCCCGGGGCGGTGCAGGCGCTCATCCAGGGCCGCATGGTCTCCACGTACAGCACCGTCAGTCTCAAGGACGGCGGCACGGTGCAGCTGAAGGCCGAGTCGCTTCCGTCGCTGCCGGTGCCGGGCTTCGACGAGAAGCTGCGCGAGGCCGTCGACTACGACCTGAAGATCGAGGGGCTGCCGTCGAGCGTCAAGCTCGACAAGGTCGAGGCGACGGAGGACGGACTGCGGTTCACGGGGACGGGCAAGGACGTCTCGCTGGTCGGCTGA
- a CDS encoding DsrE family protein: MAKKLVIKVTAGADAPERCSQAFTVAAVAVASGVEVSLWLTGESAWFALPGRAAEFELPHAAPLPELLESVLAGGRLTLCTQCAARRDITEKDVLTGVRIAGAQVFVSEIMAEDVQALVY; encoded by the coding sequence ATGGCGAAGAAGCTCGTGATCAAGGTGACCGCCGGGGCCGACGCCCCCGAGCGCTGCTCTCAGGCCTTCACCGTGGCGGCCGTCGCCGTCGCCAGCGGCGTGGAGGTCAGCCTCTGGCTGACCGGCGAGTCCGCGTGGTTCGCGCTGCCGGGGCGTGCGGCCGAGTTCGAGCTGCCGCATGCCGCGCCGCTGCCCGAGCTGCTCGAGTCCGTCCTGGCCGGCGGCCGGCTCACCCTGTGCACCCAGTGCGCGGCCCGGCGGGACATCACGGAGAAGGACGTACTGACGGGCGTACGGATCGCCGGTGCGCAGGTGTTCGTCAGCGAGATCATGGCGGAGGACGTGCAGGCCCTGGTCTACTGA
- a CDS encoding LacI family DNA-binding transcriptional regulator: MAKVTRDDVARLAGTSTAVVSYVINNGPRPVAPATRERVLAAIKELGYRPDRVAQAMASRRTDLIGMIVPDARQPFFAEMAHAVEQAAAERGKMVLVGNSDYRDEREVHYLRAFLGMRVSGLILVSQGPSERAAAEIEAWDARVVLLHERPEAIDDVAVVTDDIGGAQLATRHLLEHGHEYVACLGGVDNTPAVGDPVADHVEGWRRAMLESGRSTEGRLFQAPYNRYDAYQVALKLLSGPERPPAIFCSTDDQAFGVLRAARELRIDVPGELAVAGFDDVKEAALTDPPLTTISSDRPAMARAAVDLVLDDGLRVAGSRRERVKQFPSGLVIRRSCGCG, from the coding sequence GTGGCCAAGGTGACGCGGGACGACGTGGCGCGACTGGCGGGTACTTCGACCGCCGTCGTGAGCTATGTCATCAACAACGGACCCAGGCCGGTCGCCCCGGCCACGCGCGAGCGGGTACTCGCCGCCATCAAGGAGCTGGGCTACCGGCCGGACCGTGTTGCCCAGGCGATGGCGTCACGGCGTACCGACCTCATAGGCATGATCGTGCCGGACGCCCGGCAGCCCTTCTTCGCCGAGATGGCCCATGCGGTCGAGCAGGCCGCGGCCGAGCGCGGAAAGATGGTGCTGGTCGGCAATTCCGACTACCGCGACGAACGCGAGGTCCACTATCTGCGGGCCTTCCTCGGCATGCGGGTCTCCGGGCTGATCCTGGTCAGCCAGGGGCCCAGCGAGCGGGCCGCGGCCGAGATCGAGGCGTGGGACGCCCGGGTGGTGCTGCTGCACGAGCGGCCCGAGGCGATCGACGACGTCGCGGTCGTGACGGACGACATCGGCGGTGCACAGCTGGCCACCCGCCATCTGCTGGAGCACGGTCATGAGTACGTCGCCTGTCTCGGCGGCGTCGACAACACCCCGGCGGTCGGCGACCCGGTGGCGGACCACGTCGAGGGCTGGCGCCGGGCGATGCTGGAGTCGGGCCGCTCGACCGAGGGACGGCTGTTCCAGGCCCCGTACAACCGGTACGACGCCTACCAGGTCGCACTGAAGCTGCTGTCGGGGCCCGAGCGGCCACCGGCGATCTTCTGCTCCACGGACGACCAGGCGTTCGGTGTGCTGCGGGCGGCGCGCGAGCTGCGGATCGACGTTCCCGGCGAACTGGCGGTGGCGGGCTTCGACGACGTCAAGGAGGCGGCCCTGACCGATCCTCCGCTGACGACGATCTCGTCGGACCGGCCGGCCATGGCCCGTGCGGCGGTGGACCTGGTGCTGGACGACGGCCTGCGGGTGGCGGGTTCCCGCAGGGAGCGGGTCAAGCAGTTCCCTTCGGGCCTGGTGATCCGCCGCTCCTGCGGCTGCGGCTGA
- a CDS encoding DUF1416 domain-containing protein, which yields MCGAQVGGPDASTIKPGETTIQGQVTRDGQPVTGYVRLLDSTGEFTAEVPTSATGQFRFYAAEGTWTVRALVPGGTADRTVVAQTGGLAEVAIAV from the coding sequence ATGTGTGGAGCGCAGGTCGGCGGCCCCGACGCCTCGACGATCAAGCCCGGTGAGACGACCATCCAGGGCCAGGTGACCCGTGACGGCCAGCCCGTGACCGGTTACGTGCGCCTGCTGGACTCGACCGGCGAGTTCACCGCCGAGGTTCCGACCTCGGCGACCGGACAGTTCCGCTTCTACGCGGCCGAGGGCACGTGGACCGTCCGTGCACTCGTGCCGGGCGGCACGGCGGACCGTACGGTCGTCGCGCAGACGGGTGGCCTCGCCGAGGTCGCGATCGCCGTCTGA
- a CDS encoding HAMP domain-containing sensor histidine kinase, producing the protein MISRFRALPLRSRLALLVATAVAIAVAVVSTACWFIVRDKLYDEVDAKLHSVSRATQMQAINILAALRSCPREPVEPPQPDEVRGPRPVSFYYFQLARTTDERPCVFADSAGIIPVEDSDRQVARAGDPDVESYRNTEDTKGVPVRVLTRPAVVDGPGGAVVEDTAVMFALPLTDTERTLNYLALLMLVVSGIGVLGAGAAGAWIARTGLRPVDELTGAVEHVARTEDLSVRIPVEGDDEIARLSRSFNAMTAALASSRHLQQQLIADAGHELRTPLTSLRTNIELLTRSEETGRAIPPDDRRALMASVKAQMTELASLIGDLQELSRPDAAARGQLLVVALHEVAQAALERVRLRGPELVFRTELEPWYVRAEQAALERALVNVMDNAVKFSPPGGVVEVTLRGGELSVRDHGPGIPADELPHVFERFWRSPSARALPGSGLGLSIVARTVQQAGGRIRLVPAPGGGTCALISLPGAATLPPASS; encoded by the coding sequence GTGATCAGCAGATTCCGGGCGCTGCCCCTGCGGTCCCGGCTGGCGCTGCTGGTGGCGACGGCGGTGGCGATCGCTGTGGCGGTGGTGTCCACGGCGTGCTGGTTCATCGTGCGCGACAAGCTGTACGACGAGGTCGACGCAAAGCTGCACTCGGTGAGCAGGGCCACGCAGATGCAGGCCATCAACATCCTCGCGGCACTGCGCAGCTGCCCCCGTGAGCCGGTCGAGCCGCCGCAGCCGGACGAGGTCCGAGGCCCGAGGCCGGTCTCCTTCTACTACTTCCAGCTCGCCCGGACGACCGACGAGCGGCCCTGCGTCTTCGCCGACTCCGCCGGCATCATCCCGGTCGAGGACAGCGACCGGCAGGTGGCGCGCGCGGGGGACCCGGACGTCGAGTCGTACCGCAACACCGAGGACACCAAGGGGGTCCCGGTCCGGGTGCTCACGCGCCCGGCCGTCGTGGACGGGCCGGGCGGCGCCGTCGTCGAGGACACCGCGGTGATGTTCGCCCTGCCCCTCACCGACACCGAACGCACCCTGAACTACCTGGCTCTGCTGATGCTCGTCGTCTCCGGCATCGGCGTGCTCGGCGCGGGCGCGGCAGGTGCCTGGATCGCCCGCACAGGGCTGCGCCCGGTCGACGAACTGACGGGCGCGGTCGAGCATGTGGCCCGGACCGAGGACCTGAGCGTGCGCATCCCGGTCGAGGGCGACGACGAGATCGCGCGGCTGTCCCGCTCGTTCAACGCGATGACCGCCGCGCTGGCGTCCTCGCGCCATCTCCAGCAGCAGCTGATCGCCGACGCCGGCCACGAGCTGCGCACCCCGCTCACCTCCTTGCGCACCAACATCGAACTGCTGACACGCAGTGAGGAGACCGGCCGGGCGATACCGCCCGACGACCGCCGGGCGCTGATGGCCTCGGTGAAGGCGCAGATGACCGAACTGGCCTCGCTCATCGGGGATCTGCAGGAGCTGTCCCGGCCGGACGCCGCGGCACGGGGGCAGCTTCTGGTCGTCGCGCTGCACGAGGTCGCCCAGGCGGCACTGGAGCGGGTCCGGCTGCGCGGTCCCGAGCTGGTGTTCCGTACGGAGCTGGAGCCCTGGTACGTACGGGCCGAACAGGCTGCGCTGGAGCGGGCCCTGGTCAACGTCATGGACAACGCGGTCAAGTTCTCGCCTCCGGGTGGGGTGGTCGAGGTGACCCTGCGGGGCGGCGAGCTGTCGGTGCGCGACCACGGGCCGGGCATCCCTGCCGATGAACTCCCGCATGTCTTCGAGCGGTTCTGGCGCTCGCCGTCGGCGCGGGCACTGCCGGGCTCGGGTCTCGGGCTGTCGATCGTGGCCCGTACGGTGCAGCAGGCAGGCGGCCGGATCAGGCTGGTACCGGCACCGGGTGGGGGCACGTGTGCGCTGATCAGCCTGCCGGGCGCGGCGACCTTGCCACCGGCGAGCTCCTGA
- a CDS encoding DUF3099 domain-containing protein, giving the protein MYARRRRIYLWMMAGCLVLFVGAWAVVRLWSVPVAVGMCVVAMVIPPVAAMMANRRGPEDRWWDDPSGDPQSDEWWDELDGKKRHQ; this is encoded by the coding sequence ATGTACGCGCGGCGGCGGCGTATCTACCTGTGGATGATGGCGGGGTGCCTGGTGCTTTTCGTGGGCGCCTGGGCCGTGGTGCGTCTGTGGTCGGTGCCGGTCGCGGTCGGGATGTGCGTGGTCGCGATGGTCATCCCGCCGGTCGCGGCGATGATGGCCAACCGGCGCGGGCCGGAGGACCGGTGGTGGGACGATCCGTCGGGCGATCCGCAGTCGGACGAGTGGTGGGACGAGCTCGACGGCAAGAAGCGGCACCAGTAG
- a CDS encoding ABC-F family ATP-binding cassette domain-containing protein: MFPVAAPATSQLALTDVTKRYDDHVVLDRVSLTVRPGEKAGIVGDNGSGKSTLLRLIAGQEQPDNGTVTVTAPGGIGHLAQTLGLPGTALVRDAVDLALADLRSLQRRIHAAEAGLHRTGETGSEEYARLTAEFEARGGHDADRRVAVTLRRLGEREALDPGRPLTTLSGGQRSRLALAATLASAPELLLLDEPTNDLDDEAVGWLEEHLRTHRGTVVAVTHDRAFLDRVTSTVLEVDHDRRAVHRYGNGYAGFLTAKAAARARRVREYEEWRLDVARHSALAESNIGLLSAIPRKAPAAFSGAGAFRARSRAHGAMSRIRNARERLHRLTEHPVPPPPEPLRFTGRIEGEPAGGVELSGVRVPGRLVLDALCVEPGGRLLVTGPNGAGKSTLLQVLAGELAPSTGRVRRPDRVGMLRQSTDPAGRDGRTALQAYGEERADALVATGLLRARDLARPLRTLSTGQRRRLELARLVGEPIDLLLLDEPTNHLAPALVEELEAALAAYGGTLVVVTHDRRMRAGFDGAELVVTPCSV; this comes from the coding sequence TTGTTCCCAGTCGCCGCACCCGCCACCTCCCAGCTCGCGCTGACCGACGTCACCAAGCGCTACGACGACCATGTCGTCCTCGACCGTGTCTCCCTCACCGTCCGCCCCGGCGAAAAGGCCGGCATCGTCGGCGACAACGGCTCCGGCAAGTCCACGCTGCTGCGCCTCATCGCAGGCCAGGAGCAGCCCGACAACGGCACGGTCACCGTCACCGCCCCCGGCGGCATCGGCCATCTCGCCCAGACCCTCGGCCTCCCCGGCACCGCACTCGTCCGCGATGCCGTCGATCTCGCACTCGCGGACCTGCGCTCGCTGCAACGGCGCATCCACGCCGCGGAGGCCGGCCTGCACCGCACGGGCGAGACCGGGTCCGAGGAGTACGCCCGGCTGACCGCCGAGTTCGAGGCGCGCGGCGGCCATGACGCCGACCGGCGGGTCGCGGTCACCCTGCGCAGGCTCGGCGAACGCGAGGCGCTCGATCCCGGACGGCCGCTGACCACTCTCTCCGGCGGTCAGCGCTCCCGGCTCGCGCTGGCGGCGACCCTCGCGTCCGCGCCCGAACTGCTGCTGCTCGACGAGCCCACCAACGACCTCGACGACGAGGCCGTCGGCTGGCTGGAGGAGCACCTGCGCACGCACCGCGGGACAGTGGTCGCGGTCACCCACGACCGCGCCTTTCTCGACCGTGTCACCTCGACCGTTCTGGAGGTGGACCACGACCGCAGGGCCGTGCACCGCTACGGCAACGGCTACGCCGGATTCCTCACCGCCAAGGCCGCGGCCCGTGCCCGCCGGGTGCGGGAGTACGAGGAATGGCGCCTGGACGTGGCCCGCCACTCGGCACTCGCCGAGTCGAACATCGGCCTGCTGTCGGCGATCCCGCGCAAGGCCCCGGCCGCGTTCAGCGGAGCGGGCGCGTTCCGGGCACGCTCCCGGGCCCACGGGGCGATGAGCCGTATCCGCAACGCACGCGAACGGCTGCACCGGCTGACCGAGCACCCTGTGCCACCGCCGCCCGAACCGCTGCGCTTCACGGGCCGCATCGAGGGCGAGCCGGCGGGCGGTGTCGAACTGTCGGGCGTACGGGTCCCTGGCCGGCTCGTGCTCGACGCGCTGTGCGTCGAGCCCGGCGGGCGGCTGCTGGTCACCGGACCGAACGGCGCGGGCAAGTCCACCCTGCTCCAGGTGCTTGCCGGGGAGCTGGCGCCGTCCACGGGCAGGGTCCGCCGCCCGGACCGGGTCGGGATGCTGCGCCAGAGCACGGACCCGGCCGGCCGGGACGGCCGTACGGCACTCCAGGCGTACGGCGAGGAGCGTGCCGACGCCCTGGTGGCAACAGGTCTGCTGCGGGCCCGGGATCTCGCCAGGCCGCTGCGGACGCTGTCCACCGGTCAGCGGCGCAGGCTCGAACTGGCCCGCCTGGTCGGCGAACCGATCGACCTGCTGCTGCTCGACGAACCCACGAACCACCTCGCTCCGGCGCTGGTGGAGGAGCTGGAGGCGGCGCTGGCGGCGTATGGGGGCACGCTGGTGGTCGTCACGCACGACCGCCGGATGCGGGCGGGGTTCGACGGGGCGGAACTGGTCGTCACCCCGTGCTCTGTGTGA
- a CDS encoding response regulator transcription factor, with product MSSLLLLTNALQPSTEVLPALGLLLHNVRVAPAEGPALVDTPGADVILVDGRRDLPQVRSLCQLLRSTGPGCPLILVVTEGGLAAVTADWGIDDVLLDTAGPAEVEARLRLAMGRQSIISDDSPMEIRNGDLSVDEATYSAKLKGRVLDLTFKEFELLKYLAQHPGRVFTRAQLLQEVWGYDYFGGTRTVDVHVRRLRAKLGPEHESLIGTVRNVGYRFVVPEKVERAAEEAKAKGAAAIARTEDDLEVAEAAVRPAQR from the coding sequence ATGAGCTCTCTGCTGCTCCTGACCAATGCCCTCCAGCCTTCGACGGAGGTGCTCCCCGCACTCGGCCTGCTCCTGCACAACGTGCGGGTGGCCCCGGCCGAGGGCCCCGCTCTCGTCGACACCCCGGGTGCCGACGTCATCCTTGTCGACGGCCGGCGCGATCTGCCGCAGGTGCGGTCGCTGTGCCAGCTGCTGCGCTCCACCGGACCCGGCTGTCCGCTGATCCTGGTGGTCACCGAGGGCGGCCTCGCGGCCGTCACCGCGGACTGGGGCATCGACGACGTACTGCTCGACACCGCGGGCCCGGCCGAGGTCGAGGCCCGGCTGCGGCTGGCGATGGGCCGCCAGTCGATCATCTCCGACGACTCCCCGATGGAGATCCGCAACGGTGATCTGTCGGTCGACGAGGCCACCTACAGCGCCAAGCTCAAGGGCCGGGTCCTGGACCTGACCTTCAAGGAGTTCGAGCTGCTGAAGTACCTCGCGCAGCACCCCGGCCGGGTCTTCACCCGGGCGCAGCTGCTGCAGGAGGTCTGGGGCTACGACTACTTCGGCGGTACGCGCACGGTCGACGTCCATGTACGGCGGCTGCGCGCCAAGCTCGGTCCGGAGCACGAGTCGCTCATCGGCACCGTGCGCAACGTCGGCTACCGCTTCGTGGTGCCGGAGAAGGTCGAACGGGCGGCCGAGGAGGCCAAGGCGAAGGGCGCGGCGGCCATAGCCCGTACGGAGGACGACCTCGAGGTGGCGGAAGCAGCCGTACGCCCTGCCCAGAGGTAG
- a CDS encoding S1C family serine protease, protein MTDYYRSGGDDAQGRTQWQQYGGGGFPAPPPYEPGPAHSPAPAPVHRARAKRPVALMAAVAIAAALIGGGVSALVGEYYGDRPAGSGTSVTGTTVAQSSKGTVAGVAEAVSPSIVEINATSPSGKSTGSGVIITKDGEIITNNHVIAGASSITVRLSSGKTYDAETVGTDADKDLALIKLNGAKGLPAATLGDSGKVRVGDEVVAIGSPEGLTGTVTSGIVSALDRDVTVAKDQEKDQRQGQQQDPRDGWPFEFGGQQFNGDTGDSTTTYKAIQTDASLNPGNSGGALINMNGEIIGINSAMYSHSSATGSTAGSVGLGFAIPVDTVKADLDSLRSGSGA, encoded by the coding sequence ATGACGGACTACTACCGCAGTGGCGGAGATGACGCGCAGGGACGGACCCAGTGGCAGCAGTACGGAGGCGGCGGTTTCCCGGCCCCTCCGCCCTATGAGCCGGGACCGGCCCACAGCCCCGCTCCCGCCCCCGTGCACCGGGCCCGGGCCAAGCGGCCCGTCGCGCTGATGGCCGCGGTCGCCATCGCCGCCGCGCTCATCGGCGGCGGCGTGTCCGCGCTGGTCGGCGAGTACTACGGCGACCGGCCTGCCGGCAGCGGCACCTCGGTGACCGGCACCACCGTGGCGCAGAGCAGCAAGGGCACGGTCGCCGGTGTCGCCGAGGCCGTTTCGCCGAGCATCGTCGAGATCAACGCCACCTCGCCCTCCGGGAAGTCCACCGGCTCCGGCGTGATCATCACCAAGGACGGCGAGATCATCACCAACAACCACGTCATCGCCGGCGCCTCGTCCATCACGGTCCGGCTCAGCAGCGGCAAGACGTACGACGCCGAGACCGTCGGCACCGACGCGGACAAGGACCTCGCCCTCATCAAGCTGAACGGCGCGAAGGGGCTGCCGGCCGCGACGCTCGGCGACTCCGGCAAGGTCAGGGTCGGTGACGAGGTCGTCGCGATCGGCTCCCCCGAGGGCCTGACCGGCACCGTCACCAGCGGCATCGTGTCCGCGCTCGACCGGGATGTCACGGTGGCCAAGGACCAGGAGAAGGACCAGCGGCAGGGGCAGCAGCAGGACCCGCGCGACGGCTGGCCCTTCGAGTTCGGCGGGCAGCAGTTCAACGGCGACACCGGCGACTCCACGACCACGTACAAGGCGATCCAGACCGACGCCTCCCTCAACCCCGGCAACTCCGGCGGTGCGCTGATCAACATGAACGGCGAGATCATCGGCATCAACTCGGCCATGTACTCGCACTCTTCCGCCACGGGTTCCACGGCGGGCAGCGTCGGCCTCGGCTTCGCCATCCCCGTCGACACCGTCAAGGCGGACCTGGACAGCCTGCGTTCCGGTTCGGGCGCGTGA
- a CDS encoding response regulator transcription factor → MTTSPESDRERILIVDDEPAVREALQRSLAFEGYATEVAVDGFDALARAAQCAPDLIVLDIQMPRMDGLTAARRLRSAGSRVPILMLTARDTVGDRVTGLDAGADDYLVKPFELDELFARVRALLRRSSYASAAGPAPAEEDVLTFADLRMDLATREVTRRGRAVELTRTEFTLLELFLAHPRQVLTREQILKAVWGFDFEPSSNSLDVYVMYLRRKTEAGGEPRLVHTVRGVGYALREGSSE, encoded by the coding sequence ATGACCACCTCCCCCGAGAGCGACCGCGAGCGCATCCTGATCGTCGACGACGAACCCGCCGTGCGTGAGGCGCTCCAGCGGTCGCTCGCCTTCGAGGGGTACGCCACCGAGGTCGCCGTCGACGGCTTCGACGCGCTCGCCCGGGCGGCACAGTGCGCGCCCGATCTGATCGTGCTCGACATCCAGATGCCGCGGATGGACGGCCTGACCGCCGCCCGCCGGCTGCGCTCCGCGGGCTCGCGCGTACCGATCCTGATGCTGACCGCCCGTGACACGGTCGGCGACCGTGTCACGGGCCTGGACGCGGGCGCCGACGACTACCTGGTCAAGCCGTTCGAGCTGGACGAGCTGTTCGCCCGTGTCCGGGCGCTGCTGCGGCGCAGCTCCTACGCGTCGGCAGCCGGTCCCGCACCCGCCGAGGAGGACGTACTGACGTTCGCGGATCTGCGGATGGACCTGGCGACCCGCGAGGTCACCCGCCGTGGGCGCGCCGTCGAGCTGACGCGTACGGAGTTCACCTTGCTGGAGCTGTTCCTCGCCCATCCGCGCCAGGTGCTCACCCGTGAGCAGATCCTGAAGGCCGTGTGGGGCTTCGACTTCGAGCCGAGCTCCAACTCACTTGATGTGTACGTCATGTACCTGCGGCGCAAGACGGAGGCGGGCGGCGAGCCGCGGCTGGTCCACACGGTGCGGGGCGTGGGTTACGCGCTGCGGGAGGGGTCTTCCGAGTGA
- a CDS encoding sulfurtransferase, translating to MSRSEVLVDADWVEAHIDDPKVAIVEVDEDTSAYEKNHITNAIRIDWTKDLQDPVRRDFIDQEGFEKLLSEKGIANDTTVILYGGNNNWFASYAFWYFKLYGHSDVRLLDGGRKKWELDSRDLVAEVPTRPVTEYKAKAQDASIRAFRDDVVAAIGSQNLVDVRSPDEFSGKLLAPAHLPQEQSQRPGHVPSARNIPWSKNANDDGTFKSDDELRELYADEQVDLAKDTIAYCRIGERSALTWFVLHQLLGVKNVKNYDGSWTEYGSLVGVPIELGANK from the coding sequence ATGAGCCGCAGCGAAGTCCTGGTAGACGCCGACTGGGTCGAGGCCCACATCGACGACCCGAAGGTCGCCATCGTCGAGGTCGACGAGGACACCTCTGCGTACGAGAAGAACCACATCACGAACGCGATCCGCATCGACTGGACCAAGGACCTCCAGGACCCGGTCCGCCGTGACTTCATCGACCAGGAGGGCTTCGAGAAGCTCCTGTCGGAGAAGGGCATCGCGAACGACACCACCGTCATCCTCTACGGCGGCAACAACAACTGGTTCGCCTCCTACGCCTTCTGGTACTTCAAGCTGTACGGCCACAGCGATGTCCGTCTCCTCGACGGCGGGCGCAAGAAGTGGGAGCTCGACTCCCGCGACCTGGTCGCCGAGGTGCCGACCCGTCCGGTCACCGAGTACAAGGCCAAGGCTCAGGATGCCTCCATCCGCGCCTTCCGCGATGACGTCGTCGCCGCGATCGGCAGCCAGAACCTGGTCGACGTGCGCTCCCCCGACGAGTTCAGCGGCAAGCTGCTCGCCCCGGCGCACCTGCCGCAGGAGCAGTCGCAGCGCCCCGGACACGTGCCGAGCGCCCGCAACATCCCGTGGTCGAAGAACGCCAACGACGACGGCACCTTCAAGTCGGACGACGAGCTCCGCGAGCTCTACGCCGACGAGCAGGTCGACCTGGCGAAGGACACCATCGCCTACTGCCGCATCGGTGAGCGCTCCGCGCTGACCTGGTTCGTGCTGCACCAGCTGCTCGGTGTCAAGAACGTCAAGAACTACGACGGCTCGTGGACCGAGTACGGCTCCCTCGTCGGCGTGCCGATCGAGCTCGGCGCGAACAAGTAA